DNA sequence from the Gopherus evgoodei ecotype Sinaloan lineage chromosome 3, rGopEvg1_v1.p, whole genome shotgun sequence genome:
GGTGAACGCCATAGAAAATCCAACGCCACAGCTAGAAAGTATTTGAGACAAAGATGTTTCCACTGTGATATTTTTCACATTGTAAATTCTTTTGAGACTGGAATTGAAATCATTACACTCTATTTTGTAAACAGAATTAAGGAAAGGGAGGCTGCTGAACAAGGATAaaagcacagaacccaggagcaaCCATGGCACCAGCCTGGAGATTTTAAATTTTAGACAGATGAAGAGGGGGTGGCTGAAGTTTGCAATTTTTACACAGTAAAATACACACAAGCAGGCAGCGAACCATTGATTGGAATTGTTAAAAAACCAGGTAACCGCTCTGAATACTTGGAATATAGAGTTCAGGTAATAGATCTCTGGGTAAAATGTTGAGTAAAAAGTCTGTAACATTATTTTGAGCAAGAAGCAAAATCTTGAGAATGCCAGGACAGCCAGGATATTATCAGTTGAGGACAGGTACCTCTGCTTGACACGTTCAACACAATTCACGGCCACAATGAAAGAATTTATCCACATCCCGACAAAAGCCTCACATGCTAAGATTACCAGGATAATTATGCTTGATTCAGTGATGTTATCCTCTTTTACAAAATGACAATCATTGTATCCCATTCTTTAAGAAAGTTCCGGCTCTGAAATAAACATTCGTCATGCAACGTTTTACTGTTGGGATGTGGTTAACAGATGCACTGTCCTCTCATCTGTGTATCTCCTATAGACAACACAGCTTTATATAGTTGGGAAAGCAAACCCTTCAGAGACGTCTCTTCATAGTGAAGCATCTGCATGACCAGGAATGTAAATGTGTGGAGTATTCTCTTACAATGTATCAGTATCACTCATTAATATTTGCATTTTCATTCTGAAGAGCTGTGTACAgagtaaaaacaaattttaaaatgatccTTTAGGAGGCCTTctgtttatgcccaaataatacAAACTAAATAAAACATATACCACATAACCCACTAATATATTACATTTGTGTTCATTAATTTTCTAGTCTGAAATTCAAATGACTTCAGTACATTTACACAGCTGAAAAATAAAGACGTGCATTACTGGAGAAACCAGAGGAATGAATGCATTGCTATTATGAAACAGGGTTGGGTCTGAGTTGCcgagttcagatctggatttggATGTCAACGTTCCTAAAAGTTCAAGAGCATTTGAATCCAGGCATTGGTTCAGCACATTTAAAAGATAGCTGTCAGCTGCAAAGTCCAGATCTGGATTCCAGTGTTTCCAGATTTCAGTGGCGTTTTGATCAGGTGAGTTGGTTTTGAACCACCTCTTGTACTAAGTAATAGCAGAAAGACAGGAAACTGCACAGgtcagattttattattttaaagtaaaatactCTGCATGGTCAGTCTGCAATGTGTTTAGTCTGTTGTAATGAATGAAAAGTTCACCAGGCCTGGCTGGCTTCCCATAGAACCTTGAAACAACTTTCAGGTCTTGATCCCTATCTTCAAGGTGCTCAAAGTCCTGAACCCCCTAGTATCTAAAAGATTACCAAAGGCTCCGGTGTGAGAACTGTGGTCAACAACTCCACTCTCCCCAGCCTGCCTGCTCAAACACAGAGCAGTGTGTATGTATTAAAAAATCCCTACCGAAACCTTACAAGGCACACACCATTTCCTTCGGTAGGATGAAGATGAGAGAAAGAAGGAACCATACATGACATGTTACTTACTTAGCTGAATGCACAATtggaaggcgctcagatactatggtgatatgACTGACCCATAAACCTATACACAATTCAATGGCAAACAAACTACAATTAACACAGAGTGAAGGTGGCCTAGGGGTATGTCATCCCCTTGCAAAAGGttgagttgagcaaaactcaaacttctgaaaaccaggaaatgcctAGGCAAACTTAGCTCTTCCCTCTTTCAGCAATGCCCCAATATGACCAGCAACACACCCCCCTTTACTCTGCCAATCTCAcagttgctgaaatgtacaaATGCTTCACCTCCTTTTCCAGCCCAATCACTCTCACTCACAGGATTCCCTCAAACACTATCGAAGAACAAAACCACAAAGCCACCTCAACAATATGTCCATGCCACCTACCCTCTGTTCTCCTGGAGCT
Encoded proteins:
- the LOC115649494 gene encoding taste receptor type 2 member 40-like gives rise to the protein MGYNDCHFVKEDNITESSIIILVILACEAFVGMWINSFIVAVNCVERVKQRYLSSTDNILAVLAFSRFCFLLKIMLQTFYSTFYPEIYYLNSIFQVFRAVTWFFNNSNQWFAACLCVFYCVKIANFSHPLFICLKFKISRLVPWLLLGSVLLSLFSSLPFLNSVYKIECNDFNSSLKRIYNVKNITVETSLSQILSSCGVGFSMAFTIFIISAFLLLFSLWRHTRQMQNNSSSFRSPSVEAHIQAMKAIMSFFLINIVDFTALLILLANAYEETSAASLACTIITGACPSVHSIILILSNPKLKNTLIKVMRYANQFPKRSGGSPIALKLDWTTH